GTGGATCTAAAAAAGAAACATCGGATCGCTTATTTATTGTGAGGCAAACACTGTACCACCGACTAGATAGATTAGAAACACTGTTGGGCAAAGACTTTATGGAACCATCGAATCGTTTGGCTTTCGAGGTCGCGATAAAGGCTTATGAGCTTTTAGGGAAAAGTTATAGTAGGAATAAATCCATAAAAACTCGATAAATGCGCCTCCGCAGAAACTAGGAAGAAAAACCGCCATTGCTCGATATGAACAATGGCGGTTTTTCTTTACATAATTTTAGAACGAACTTTCTCGTATAAAATCTCACCATCAATCATTGTTAGTTCGACTTGCAAATCTTTTATTTTATCCTTGGCGCTACCCAAAATACTATCACTCAACACGACAAAGTCTGCTAACTTCCCTACTTCTATGCTTCCTTTTACATTTTCATCGAAACTAGCATATGCTCCATTTAACGTATATGCTTTGATTGCTTCTAATACCTCAATCTGCTGATTACTTCCAACATCTACGCCAGTTCTACTCTTCCGATTAACCGACGCATGTATTCCTAATAATGGATTGAAATAGGTGACGGGAGAGTCTGATGCAAAAGCTGCTGGTATCGATTTATCAATATAGTCTCTCGCTGGATACATCATCTCGACGCGACTTCCATAATTGGTAATATACGAATCACCATTTACATACATGAATACTGGATTTGGAACGATTACCACATCTAATTCCTTCATTCGCTTTAATAGGTCAGGAGGCGCAATGCCAGCATGCTCAATCCGATGTCGATGGTTGTCACGTGGGTGCTTTTGCAAAGCATCTTCAATACAATTCAGAAGCATTTCAATTGCACGGTCACCTTGAGCATGTGCGGTTATTTGAAATCCTTTTTCATGAGCTTCGCCTAAAATCTCATTAATTTCTTCCTGACTATAATATAGAATTCCGGTATCCGCCCGGCCGCTATCGTATGGTGTACGGGTAGCAATTGTTGGGCCTGTACTACTCCCATCCGTAAAAATTTTTGCAGGACCAATTTTAAACTTTTCGTCACCAAGCCCCGTGACAATACCTGCATCAATCATAGATCTAATAAACGACTTAGAATTTGTTAAGGAACCGATCATCGCATAAACTCGAACCTTAACATCTCCCGACGAAACACTTTGTTGCATGACTCGGAGTATATCCGGTCCTGAACCGTATCCACCGGCATCATGAATACTTGTAATACCCGCTGCAATGAAAGTGTCCGAAGCTAGCTTCATCGCTTTTTTCAATTCTTCATCAGTATAGGCGGCTACATTGAAGAGTTCCATATGGGCATTCTCAATAAGCCTTCCCGTTAATTCACCTGAATTGTCCTTCTCAACGATTCCACCCTTTGGACTTTTTGTCCGCTTCGAATATCCAGCTAGTTCCAACGCCTTGCTATTGGCGATCGATGTATGGTTACAGGTTCGAATAATTACGATTGGATGATCCGTTGAAATTAGGTCGAGTTCTTCTTTTGTAGGATATCTATTTTCAACTACATTATTTTCATCGAACCCCCAAGCTCTGACCCATTCACCACTTTTGGTATTCGATACTTTTTTCTTAATATCTTTGAATATATCTTCAAGTGATTTGATATGCGGATCTACACAGCTCACACCGAGTAGATTTGTACCGTATATTGTCAAATGCAAATGGGCGTCGATAAAACCTGGAAGTAACGATTTCCCTTCTAAGTCGATAACCCTCGTTTCAGCACCAACAAAAAGCATAATCTCTTCACTTGATCCAACTGCCACAATCTTATTTCCTTTAATAGCCACGGCTTCTTGAATTTGATTGTCATCATTAGAAGTAATCACTTCACCATTTATAAATACAACTGTCGCCTTAATTTTGGTCCCCCCTAAAATAAGTATTTTTATTATGATTTATTTAGGAGCCGCCTCTGGGTGATACTCCGCGTTGTAAGTATTACGTGCTTCCACAAAACGATTGACAACATCCGTATCTTTTCTCTTTAACAATAAACTAAGTGAAACGAAAATAATCACATTTACCAATAAAGCCCAAACGCCTGCATGAAATCCAAATGGCGCAGATGTAAATGCTGGAATAAACGTCAATGCTACAACAGTTAATACGCCTACCGATAGACCCCAGATTGCTGCAGTCGGGTGAGATTTCTTCCAACTGATAGCACCGATTGTGGGTACAATTAATTGAGCAGTACCGGCTAAAGCTGCTATACCTATCGTAATTAGTACACCTGGGACGACCAGCGCCATAAAGTAAGCAATTAATGAAAACAATACAAGCGACCAGCGGCCAACTTTCATAATACTTTGCTGACTAGCCTTGGGATTCATATAGCGCTGATAAATATCTAACGTCACAATCGTTGATACTGCATGAATTTGTGAATTAGCTGTAGACATAGCTGCTGCCGCACCGGCTGCTAATATAAGTGAAGCTAATGCAAATGGTGCGTGCTTCGTTAACATTATTGGTAAAATATGATCTGGATTTTCTAAACCCGGTTCTAATATCACACCAGAATATCCCGTCAAGACTGAACCGATATAAGCAATTGCCGCCAAACCAAGTAAAAATGGCATTAAGTTGAATAATTGACCGCTTTTAACAGAATACATTCTCAGCCAAATTTGTGGTCCCATAAATGCACCGATTGCCGTAATTACAAATAAAGAAAACCACATTGAATACCCCATACTACCGAGCGGTCCGGGCATCGTTAAATGACTGGAATGCTCACTAATCAATTGTCCAAACATAGCGACAGGCCCACCAAGCTTTTGGGCAATATAAAAACCTGCAAAGATCATTCCAAAAAACAATAATGCCCCATATATAATATCCGTCCAAGCAACTGCTCGAATTCCTCCAACCCAGACATAAATAACGATTACCAAATAGAATAAGAAAGCAGATAACCAAAAAGGAATTAAACCACCTGATGCGATTTCAATTAAATACGCCCCTCCCATCAATTGGATCTGTAAGTAGGGAATAGTAAAAATCAGCATTATTCCTGCAACAATTATTCGCAGTACTTCATTATTATAAAAATCTCCTAGCAAGTCCGAAGCGGTGATATAATTAAACTTCTTACCTAAAAACCATACGCGCTTTCCTACTGAGAAGTACATATAACCGAATAAAAGATTCCAAGCCAAAGCCGTCAAATAGACTGGACCATGTACATAAAAAGTAGCATTTGACCCTAAAAAAGCAAAAGCACTCCACCATGTGGCTGAAACCGTAAAGAATACTGCAATACTTCCCATACCCCGACCTTGAATGAAGAAATCCTCACTTGTATTAGTAGATTTATTAGCCGCTAAAAAACCAACGAGCAGCGGTATAATCATAAACGCAGCAATAATTAATAGACCAGCTGTCATCTAAATTCCCCTCTCCTATCTTCTCTGCATTTAATCTGCTTTGAGCTTACTTCCCCAATTAGTTAAATAACCAATTAAAAATAAAACCGTTAAGACAAACCACCAAATCAAACTCCAGAAAATTAG
This DNA window, taken from Sporosarcina sp. 6E9, encodes the following:
- a CDS encoding amidohydrolase: MKATVVFINGEVITSNDDNQIQEAVAIKGNKIVAVGSSEEIMLFVGAETRVIDLEGKSLLPGFIDAHLHLTIYGTNLLGVSCVDPHIKSLEDIFKDIKKKVSNTKSGEWVRAWGFDENNVVENRYPTKEELDLISTDHPIVIIRTCNHTSIANSKALELAGYSKRTKSPKGGIVEKDNSGELTGRLIENAHMELFNVAAYTDEELKKAMKLASDTFIAAGITSIHDAGGYGSGPDILRVMQQSVSSGDVKVRVYAMIGSLTNSKSFIRSMIDAGIVTGLGDEKFKIGPAKIFTDGSSTGPTIATRTPYDSGRADTGILYYSQEEINEILGEAHEKGFQITAHAQGDRAIEMLLNCIEDALQKHPRDNHRHRIEHAGIAPPDLLKRMKELDVVIVPNPVFMYVNGDSYITNYGSRVEMMYPARDYIDKSIPAAFASDSPVTYFNPLLGIHASVNRKSRTGVDVGSNQQIEVLEAIKAYTLNGAYASFDENVKGSIEVGKLADFVVLSDSILGSAKDKIKDLQVELTMIDGEILYEKVRSKIM
- a CDS encoding sodium:solute symporter, which produces MTAGLLIIAAFMIIPLLVGFLAANKSTNTSEDFFIQGRGMGSIAVFFTVSATWWSAFAFLGSNATFYVHGPVYLTALAWNLLFGYMYFSVGKRVWFLGKKFNYITASDLLGDFYNNEVLRIIVAGIMLIFTIPYLQIQLMGGAYLIEIASGGLIPFWLSAFLFYLVIVIYVWVGGIRAVAWTDIIYGALLFFGMIFAGFYIAQKLGGPVAMFGQLISEHSSHLTMPGPLGSMGYSMWFSLFVITAIGAFMGPQIWLRMYSVKSGQLFNLMPFLLGLAAIAYIGSVLTGYSGVILEPGLENPDHILPIMLTKHAPFALASLILAAGAAAAMSTANSQIHAVSTIVTLDIYQRYMNPKASQQSIMKVGRWSLVLFSLIAYFMALVVPGVLITIGIAALAGTAQLIVPTIGAISWKKSHPTAAIWGLSVGVLTVVALTFIPAFTSAPFGFHAGVWALLVNVIIFVSLSLLLKRKDTDVVNRFVEARNTYNAEYHPEAAPK